In Dasypus novemcinctus isolate mDasNov1 chromosome 10, mDasNov1.1.hap2, whole genome shotgun sequence, one DNA window encodes the following:
- the LOC131280206 gene encoding LOW QUALITY PROTEIN: probable inactive 1-aminocyclopropane-1-carboxylate synthase-like protein 2 (The sequence of the model RefSeq protein was modified relative to this genomic sequence to represent the inferred CDS: substituted 1 base at 1 genomic stop codon), giving the protein MPHPGLRDAEGGVRLKVEELWIWLWFHTYEPGDQEQHVTDVNTHAFQLTVDKLEQGLHEARLKARRDPCSEGKKVKGLVLTNPQNPLGDIYSQDSLKEYLEFAKRYKLHVIIDEIYMLSVFDKSTKFHSVLSLESLPDPNRTHVIWDTSKDFGISGFCFGTLYIPSKEVAFAVSSFVYLHSISDITQYKLCQLLQDTKWTDKVHLPTNYSXLQEAHKYITNKLKTLKIPFLNRGSGLYVWFNLKKYLYMCTFEEELLLHHHFLGNKLIISCGKNYMCKEPGWFRLIFADKPDQLKLVMHRFHQALKEQEQELIMQRLADAMRE; this is encoded by the exons ATGCCTCATCCAGGACTCAGAGATGCTGAAGGAGGAGTTCGGCTCAAGGTAGAGGAGCTATGGATCTGGCTGTGGTTCCACACCTATGAGCCAGGAGATCAGGAACAACAT gTCACTGATGTGAACACCCATGCTTTCCAGCTCACTGTGGACAAGCTGGAGCAAGGCCTGCATGAAGCTAGGCTCAAGGCAAGAAGGGACCCGTGCTCTGAGG GGAAAAAGGTCAAAGGCCTTGTGCTAACCAACCCCCAGAACCCTTTGGGTGACATCTACTCCCAAGACTCACTGAAGGAATACCTGGAATTTGCGAAGAG GTATAAACTACATGTGATTATAGATGAGATTTACATGTTGTCTGTATTTGATAAATCCACCAAATTCCACAGTGTCCTGAGCTTGGAAAG TTTGCCTGACCCGAACAGGACCCATGTGATCTGGGACACCAGTAAG GATTTTGGCATCTCTGGCTTCTGCTTTGGGACTCTGTACATCCCTAGCAAGGAGGTCGCCTTTGCTGTGAGCTCTTTTGTCTATCTTCACAGCATCTCTGACATCACCCAGTACAAGCTGTGTCAGCTGCTCCAGGATA caaAATGGACTGACAAAGTACACCTGCCCACCAACTACTCCTGACTCCAGGAAGCTCATAAGTACATCACAAACAAGCTGAAGACTCTGAAGATCCCCTTTCTCAATCGTGGTTCTGGGCTTTATGTCTGGTTCAACTTAAAAAAG tATCTATATATGTGTACCTTTGAGGAAGAGCTGCTCCTCCATCACCACTTCCTGGGTAACAAGTTGATAATATCCTGTGGCAAGAACTACATGTGTAAGGAGCCTGGCTGGTTCCGCCTCATCTTTGCAGATAAGCCTGACCAGTTAAAACTGG TCATGCACCGGTTTCATCAGGCACtaaaggagcaggagcaggagttAATAATGCAGCGACTGGCAGATGCAATGAGGGAGTAG
- the LOC101445233 gene encoding 1-aminocyclopropane-1-carboxylate synthase-like protein 1, with protein sequence MFTLPKKESRGLTTCQGPAPTQDVSGSCGNALEKECSGKPGQKPLELYGVGDPTAMSSVSSYLSSRGRIIKWFWDSAEEGSRTYHADEYDKDKNPSGIINLGTSENKLCFDLLSRRLSQSDMLRMEPSLLEYPDWRGHLFLREEVARFLSFYCKSPAPLKAENVVILNGSASLFSALATVLCEVGEAFLIPTPFYGGITQHTYLYGNVLLVYVYLHSEVTGLDTRPFQLTVEKLEMALEGANSEGVKVKGLILINPQNPLGDIYSSGELQEFLGFAKRHKLHVIVDEVYMLSVFEESATYRSVLSLEGLPDPQRTHVMWAASKDFGMSGLRFGTLYTENQDVAVAVASLCRYHGLSGLVQHQMAQLLRDRDWINQVYLPENHARLKAAHTYVTEELRALGIPFLSRGAGFFIWVDLRKYLPEDTFEGEMQLWRRFLDNKVLLFFGKAFECKEPGWFRIVFSDKAHRLRVGMQRVQQVLEDQSQVTEDPFPA encoded by the exons ATGTTCACCCTCCCTAAGAAGGAATCCAGGGGACTTACCACCTGTCAGGGCCCAGCTCCCACACAGGATGTGAGTGGTAGCTGTGGGAATGCCCTGGAAAAAGAATGCTCCGGAAAACCAGGCCAGAAGCCTCTGGAGCTCTATGGGGTGGGTGATCCCACTGCCATGTCCTCTGTCAGCTCCTACTTGTCCTCTCGAGGAAGAATCATTAAATGGTTCTGGGACTCTGCGGAGGAAGGCTCCCGGACCTACCATGCGGATGAATATGACAAGGACAAGAACCCCAGT GGCATCATTAACTTGGGCACCAGTGAGAACAAACTCTGCTTTGACCTGCTGTCCAGGCGG CTGAGCCAGAGTGACATGCTGCGGATGGAGCCATCCCTCCTGGAGTACCCGGACTGGAGGGGCCACCTGTT CCTCCGGGAGGAAGTGGCCAGGTTCCTGTCTTTCTACTGCAAGAGCCCGGCGCCCCTCAAGGCAGAGAAC GTGGTGATTCTGAACGGCAGTGCCTCCCTCTTCTCGGCCCTGGCCACGGTGCTGTGTGAGGTGGGGG AGGCTTTCCTGATCCCTACCCCTTTCTATGGAGGCATCACACAGCACACTTATCTCTATGGCAATGTCCTACTGGTCTACGTCTACCTGCACAGTGAG GTCACTGGGCTGGACACACGCCCCTTCCAGCTCACGGTGGAGAAGCTGGAGATGGCCCTGGAAGGAGCTAATTCTGAG GGTGTGAAGGTCAAAGGCCTCATCCTCATCAACCCCCAGAATCCTCTGGGTGACATCTACTCCTCGGGCGAGCTGCAGGAGTTCCTGGGATTTGCCAAGAG GCACAAGCTGCATGTGATTGTGGATGAGGTCTACATGCTGTCTGTGTTTGAAGAATCAGCCACGTACCGCAGTGTCCTGAGCTTGGAAGG GCTGCCTGACCCCCAGAGGACGCACGTGATGTGGGCGGCCAGCAAG GACTTCGGGATGTCTGGCCTCCGCTTTGGCACACTGTACACAGAAAACCAGGATGTGGCAGTTGCTGTGGCTTCTCTCTGCCGCTACCACGGCCTCAGTGGCTTGGTCCAGCACCAGATGGCACAGCTGCTCCGGGACCGTG ACTGGATCAACCAGGTGTACCTGCCGGAAAACCACGCCCGGCTCAAGGCTGCTCACACCTATGTCACAGAAGAGCTCAGGGCCCTGGGGATCCCCTTCCTGAGTCGTGGGGCAGGCTTCTTCATCTGGGTTGACTTGAGAAAG TACCTGCCTGAGGACACCTTTGAAGGGGAGATGCAGCTCTGGCGCCGCTTTTTGGACAACAAAGTGCTGCTGTTCTTTGGCAAGGCCTTCGAGTGTAAAGAGCCCGGCTGGTTCCGCATCGTCTTCTCCGACAAGGCCCATCGGCTTCGTGTGG GGATGCAGAGGGTCCAGCAGGTGCTGGAGGACCAATCCCAGGTGACAGAAGATCCCTTTCCTGCCTGA